CGAGGATGCCATCACCTACGAGGTGTCCGCGGCAGGGGTGACCACCGCGATCACCGGTGTGGAGGTGGACACCGGCAGTCCCGTGTTCGCTGCGGCGTGCGACGAGGCCGAGGCCTGGTTCCCCGTCGCGGGGGACCGCGACGTCCAGGCGTATCTCGAAGCCGTTCAGCAGGAACCGGATTGGCCGGAACACACGCCCGAGCGGCATGCGCTCGTGATCGCCGCGGCAGAGACGGCCGCCTCC
This genomic interval from Rhodococcus triatomae contains the following:
- the lpqV gene encoding lipoprotein LpqV, with translation MTAAAVALSALVLSGCGGGADTDAPHDAEVPTTTTAAFPSPAEDAITYEVSAAGVTTAITGVEVDTGSPVFAAACDEAEAWFPVAGDRDVQAYLEAVQQEPDWPEHTPERHALVIAAAETAASGSC